Below is a genomic region from Phacochoerus africanus isolate WHEZ1 chromosome X, ROS_Pafr_v1, whole genome shotgun sequence.
CGCCCGGCCACCATGATGCAAATTTGCGACACCTACAACCAGAAGCACTCTCTCTTTAACGCCATGAATCGCTTCATCGGCGCCGTGAACAACATGGACCAGACGGTGATGGTGCCCAGCCTGCTGCGCGACGTGCCCCTGGCCGAGCCCGGGCTGGACAACGACGTCGGCGTGGAGGTAGGCGGCAGTGGCGGCTGCCTGGAGGAGCGCACGCCCCCGGCTCCTGGCCCGGGCAGCGCCAACGGCAGCTTTTTCGCGCCCTCCCGGGACATGTATAGCCACTACGTGCTGCTCAAGTCCATCCGCCACGACATCGAGTGGGGAGTCCTGCACCAGCCGCAGCCAACGGGGAGCGAGGAGGGGAGCGCCTGGAAGTCCAAGGACATCCTGGTGGACCTGAGCCACCTGGAGGGCGCGGACGCCGGCGAGGAGGACCTAGAACAGCAGTTCCACTACCACCTGCGCGGGCTGCACACCGTGCTCTCCAAACTCACGCGCAAGGCCAACATCCTCACCAACAGATACAAGCAGGAAATCGGCTTCAGCAATTGGGGGCACTGAGGCGGGTCGCCCGCGGCTGCCCAGcacccttccccccgcccccccatttctcaccctctccctttcctcaaatctattttctttctggctgtagGGCGCGCTGGGCGGACTGCAAAGTTGGGGGGCTGCGTACGTGCAGAGGACGCGGCGGAGctagagggaggaaggggcttcTTTTGGGAGAGGAAAGCGATGGCAAAACGTGGCGGGGGGCGGGTGTGCCCAGTGACTTCCTTCTCCCGCAgaggggtggtggtgagggggcTGTGTTCTACTCTGTTGGGAATGGGACTGAGTTGACGCCCTGCCTTCAGTCTGTGCCTTTCCTGGagtttctattctgttctttCCGGAGGAGAAGGGCCGAGAAAAGGGCCATTCCAGGGCGCGGCGCTGGGTTGCTACACTTGGGTGCGCCGCCCGGAGCTGGGCGCTGGGGAAGGCGGGGCGGGCGCGCAGCCTCCCGCCGCCCTGCCGTTGGGCTGGTGGAGGCCGCAGCGTTGCTAGGATTGCATCAGTTTTCctgtttgcactttttttttttttttttggtaacagtgGCCCTGTCTTAAGTATTTCGAATCTCCTCCTTGCTCTGAAACTTCGGCGATTCCATTGTGATATGCGCACAAACAGCACTGTCTGTCGGTAACCGGTACTACtttattaatgattttctgtTACACTGTATAGTTGTCCTGTGGCACCCCTACAGCATCCCTTCCACGCTACCCCCACCCCGGTGTGTGTAAGCTGGCCCTGGACCAGCTTGTACGAAGCTTGCTACCCAGCCAgtgaaaataataacattattatGAGAAAGTGGACTTATCAGAAATGGAACCAACTGACATTCTATCCGTGTTGTATATGGAATGATGAAGGGTTCCAGTTATAtgtcttaaatttatttaaaacttttttaatccAGATGTAGactatattctaaaaaataaaaaaagagcaaatgtgTTAACGAAACTTGACAAGTTTATTGCTTTCTCATCTGCCAGTGGATGGATGGCTTagtagttaaataaaaataattttttttttaagcaaaagtcTTTTTCTCTGGTATTTCAAAGTGGTGGATAATCATCCCTGTTAagtgttcagttttatttgggaagAAGCTACCAACAAGATTTACTTCCaaggtttttatttctaatatttccaaGTAACCCTGTACACCCCACGAAAAAGTTCGTAAATATTCAGAAGTATTTAGGAAGGTACATATATTACAGCTTCCAACCAACTTGACCAGCTTATTAGTGCCTAACTGACATTTTGAGTTTAAGAGGTTCAAGCAAAAACGAGTTTTGAGGCCTAAAAACTTAAAGGCAGACATTTTACTTGGCTCCGAGAAGAACGAGAAGAGAAACACCAGTAATACTAGTGCCCACACCTTTCAGGTCTTTATTTACAAGTCTTTGGAGTTGGTCTTAGGAGATACTTAAATGTTATAGTGTTATAACATGTGCTGTGGCTATTTGACTGGCTCCCAGTGAGTGCTAAACTCTGCTAAGGTGTGTCCAGCAATGCTTCCAGTTTTCCAGGGAGCCAGTCTGCAGCTGTGGACAACAGATCCATAGGAAGACTGCAGTAGGGCCCTTTGGAACACTTCCTTAGATGCCATTACCATGCTTTTCTGGGATGGTGCCACAGGCGAAACACAGTGCTCTGTACTTTATTTAATgatttgttggggggggggggaataagcTTTAGATCGACTTAACGTTTCCTGAAATCATGAGAAATTCTCTATGCTCATAGAGCctgaatttaaaatacatacaactttgcagtttaaaaaaaagcaaagtttttgTACTGTGGGCACCTCAAGTCCATTATCAGCTTTTAGCAGCAGTGAAAAAATggggaagtgtccaggctagtgCCTGCGTTGCCAGAGAAAGTTAATAGTTAATGGGTGAAGATAAGGTaggcagcagcagaagaaaagtATACAGCCTCTTGCTTTGTATCCCCTTGAAAATATCAAAGTGcaagcaaaaaacacaaagagaGGAAACTACAGAAGCCACACGATAGGAAGAAGCACCAAGACTTCGAGCCAGAAAGTTGAGTGTTCAAGTCTTTGTTATTACTTATTGTGAGTATTTAACTCTCCAAGCTTGTTTCCACATTTGAAATTAGGCCTAATAATAACGAGGCTTACTTCATGGAGCTGCAGCAAGCATGAGATGGGATGTAGAATGTCTGTGGCTTAGACAGTTCTGTAGCCACCACTGAAGGGCATTATAGGTTCTCCTGCTCTCTAAATGTTGCTTCATATCTTTATCTCCCTCCTTGCCTTTCTCCAGGAATGTATGAAGCTTAGGACAAGTTCATATAAGGACAAGTGTGATTTCAATCACATACATGAAACCACAGGTAAACTATTTCCTTTCCCAGAACCTGAATTGAAATCAAATAGTCACAGTGTGGGCAGGCGACAGCAAGAATTCTATGACATGTTAACTGCAAGATGTTTTCAGAACATTCTTGTTTAAAGAATACAGAAAGGTAGATGGTGACAGCAAAACTAAACCgtaaatcataaaatattcatgcgagagtatttttatatataaacagtGATTCTGACCCAGGAGTAGTGATGATCACTGTTCAAAgaggactggatttttttttaatgagccagTAGGGTTTCTCAGGCTCAGTAAGTGCTAGTCCACTGACAGAACTACTGTTTTATTCAAGTTCAGTTTATGCACCAAAACAaggtcagatccccaacccgatTCACCTTGGAAGACTTCTCAAGCTAGTGAAAATTTTGCTTAACTTCTGAGGTGAAGTGATAAGTGACTTCATATTTTTAGGTCTTTCCCGAGGAAGTGCAAAGTActttatagattttaaaagttgcaaACATGGCGTGGCGCCCGCCTCAGAGAGCTCGCGGGGATCATGGTTGTCTGCCAGTGGGTGCCGTCTCCGTGGTGACCTGGGACTAAGAGGAAGGCATGGGTAGATGAACTGGGCAAAAGGAAACAGCTTAGATTGGAATTGATTACCCTCTAGATATTGACATTTGATAAGAATTTTCTACATCAAAACCTCACACGAAAACCTTTCAGAAGGCCTGCTTTTGCCTCTAAAAACAGCTTTCTGCCTTGCTCACATGGGGCTTTTCGTGTTTTATGTTTCCACAGTGTTCCTTAGTGGTCTGGCCTAATTTACTCTCTCTCTGAACCCGAACCCATTGTTAGCATGTCACGGCTGCTGGGATTATCATTCTTTGCACGGACTGGAAAACTAGTCTACtgttgacaatttttttaaaaaaaaaatgaaagttattgTCATTTGCATAGGCCTCATTTTTAGTTGGAGAACAAAAATCATTTTGGAGATGGTGACTCttcttctcccccaacccccttcacTCCATAGTCTGTGGTTCTCAGATATTTGCAAATTGGATACAGCTCTGGTGGATTAAGGGCTCAAAtcttatgtacttttttttttttttgtcttttaatgggACATCTAGTACATTTATACCACTCATTATATCCCTATTAGAAGAGTCTTGAACAAAATAGTGAcagaatgttttctttaaaattctagaggcaaataaaaaattctagatTAGAAGcttatgaaaaatttaaacattaaggACTATTGGATTGGTCTCTTAATATTATTGATCTTCTGAACATTTCAAACTTTATGTCGTTTCTGATCAAGGCTAAGTTGCTTTAATTAGCAAgataatttaaacttaaaattacttcttgtttaaacttattttttcaaggccatgtccatttttctttttttttttttaagaactcaaGGAAATTTAAAGGCTGTTCTTGACTTAACTCCAAATATCAGGCCTCTGTTTAGTACATGTGAAACTATGTAGAACTTGCTAAGTGGTGGTGATAAAGATCAAGCCAGTACTGTCCTTTGCCTCATGTAATCAGGGCTCCTTTCCTGGGACCCCCCACTTGAAAAGGCCCCCATGCTGACTCTTTGTTACGGCCTTAAGACTCCCCACAGGCAAGGAATCTTTAGAGACAAGGGAATGCCCACAAGCTGTGCTCTTACTTCTAGACCACACTTGGGTTCCTGGCTCCCTGGCTGGATGGATGGCTGTGAGCTCATTCCAGAGACTTCAGGCTCCCTGGCTGGATGGCTGTGAGCTCATTCCAGAGACTTCAGAGGCATTTGCCCGGAGTGTATTCTCCTGATGGTGGGCATGCTTAATTGGTGGACAGGGCCTGGCCTTGCAAACTGCACTGTCTGAGGATGGAGTCTGAGTGGGAAGACACGGGGGTGGAGTGCAGGCTGGAGGTTCCCATTTGTTCTCTTGTCTTGGCCTCCCTGGGTTTCAGAGTGAACACATGTTTTGAAATCCTGCAGAAAGGAAGTAAGGCGTGAAAGCAGCTCAAGCTTTCAGGCCTCCTCCAGTATTGACAAGCAAGGGTTCCATGGTTTTTTATTTCCCACATCCCTCAGGAGCCTCCTTGCTCCCCTGTATTTAATTAATAAAGTGTTggttaaggaaaaggaaaaccacaTCCGTATACAGACCTCTTCCTGCTGCTTGCCATTCGGTGCTTAAACGGTGGTGATTATGGTAAAGACCCAAATGGATACATCTTCCATGAAACCCTGAAGATTTCACCTCAAATGTTCTCTCatcttgttttttgttattactgAATTAGCTGTTTTCTCTTTGATGTCAAAAATCTTGGTCAAGTTAAAGCAGAAAACTAATAGCTGTGCAACTGTCTAAACAAAGCCTGCTAAAACCACAACTATCTCATCAGACCTTCCTGTTTTGGCATTCACTGTTTTTTAAGAGGAACAATTTTTTGTATCTTCccattcttttccttatattttattaCTTCGTTGTCTATTGTTTCAGAATGCTTTGCCAagcaattttaaaactatatctGCTGGTGTGCTCAACTTCAATAATCCCCAGttggtaaggatttttttttttttcaatggctatgcccgaggcatatggaagttctcaggccagggatcgaactggagtcgcagctgagacctgtgctgcagttgtggcaatgccagagtctttttaaaattttaaaaacttaagaaaaatttttttaagttctagtatagatgatttacaatgtacagatttttaaatttttattcaagaaTGCtggctccttggagttcctgtcgtggctcagtggttaatgaatccaactaggaacgatgaggttgcaggttcgatccctggccttgctcagtgggttaaggatccggcgttgccgtgagctgtggtgtaggttgcagacgtggctcggatctggcattggtgtagctgtggcgtaggccggtggctacagctgcgattcaacccctagcctgggaacctccatatgctgcaggagcagcccaagaaaaagcaaaaagacaaacaaacaaacaaaaaagaatgctggatcctttaacctgctgagtcacagaggaactcctcaaactggTAAGAATTTTGACTGGAGAAAGTCCTTTCCATTTAGTGAAGAACAGGGTTATAGAAGGAAACTTTCTGACCTTGAACTGCTAAGAGAAAGTGCTTTCAAACCCAGGCGATAAGAAGATGGAGAAAATAGTAGCAAAGCACAGAGCCTGGTTCTGGAAGAAATAAACAATGTTGGGGGTGGGGCGTTTCCTCTGATCTATTTTACTTTTCAATACCAATCTTACTAGTGTTGATATGTGTACTTTTAGCAATGAGCGTTCACTTTTATCAATAACGTTCAGATGAAACTGAACAAGATTCATTTGATGTTTTCAAAGGTAGAAACTaactttgtagttttttttttccttttgaataccACACTGTTGAGGTAAAGAATGTTGTAGCTTGTGGGTGAGCTCAATAGGGCCAATTAAAACCTGACTACTCTTCCACCATGTTGAAATACCTGATGGGACTTGCTGTGTCCTTGgataatggcattttttttttttttctactcagcAGACATCTAATTGAGATTTCCTGTTTGGTAGTCAAGGAAAGACGAAAATGAAAGTACCACATTGTTAGTTCTGACcaaggtatttaaatttttcttgttgttCACAATGTGATGTTAATttgaagcccttttttttttttttaaatgaagcataTCCATTGTGCAAGAACACGGATATGTTCCCTAGAAGCCAAACTATGTGTAGAATGCAAAGAGTGTGGTTCGTGTACATTGCTCATTCAAAACAAGGTGTAGTATTTTGTGGCATCTAATTGACGTTGTGGCTTGCAACTCATGGATGCTTTGGGGGTATAATTTAGTTTCTGTTGTGGTAAATACTTGtgacagtgcttttttttttcttttttttaaaaatttttattactcaaatgaatttatcacatctgtagttgtataatgatcataacaatctgatttcacaggatttccatcccacagcccagacAGTGCTTTCATAGCTTAAATGTTTAAGGGGAAAGTGCCAGAAATTTCCATGTCTAACTCAGCTACTGGGGCCCACTCAGGAATCTCGGGAACCGGCAGCCCTTTCCCTTTAGTGGGTTGGGGAGCAGAAGAAAAGGTCTGATCCCTGCAGCCAGTTTGGCCCCAAGTCGGAGGGGGGAGGCACCAAGACAAGCCTACCTAATTTCATCTTTCCAGATTCACCAGATGTCATCCCACTGCTCCTGGGTCAGTGTGATAATGGGAGTGATGGGGAAAGGCAAGGTGTGTTTGGGGACCTTCCCACCCACTGGAAACCGGAGGAGTAGAGAGGTAAGCATTCTCATCTGATAGTAGCTTGTGGCACCCTTTCCTCTGACTAGAAAGGCAGCAGATGGTTAGGCTGAAGCATATGACATTGCCGCTTTTGTTGGTTCAAAATCGTTGAATAACCTCCGATTCCAGCAATGAGATTTCCCTCTGGGAACGTGCTACAGTCTTTTTACATCGCCTTATGAAACTACTGTTTACCAACTCAGAGTTGACCTGATTTGGAGATAGAGGgtccttaccaaaaaaaaagaccaagacgGGCAATTATATACGGGGGACAAATAGAATGGAAGATAGAGGAGattaaaatgaagagaagaaatgggaaagCGGCAGAGAAGTTGTggcaaattatattttctaaaacagatCACAAAGCTATTTCTGGCCCCAAATGTTCTTCTTCAACGTCACCACCTTCCATCAAGGGCTTCTATTCCTTAAGTTTAGGTGGGGCTTTGTGGCTGTCTTGACAAAGTCAACATGGACATCACTTCCAAGGCCAGACCATCAGGGGTGATACATCTTCCTCTTGGATGAGACACATGACTCTCTCTTGGGATACTCGTCCCTGGAACCCAGCTGCCATACTGTGGGAAAGCCCAGGCCATGTGGAGAGGTGGCATGTAGGTgttccagccaacagccagcatcaAACTGCCAAACATGTGAGCAAGCCTTCAACGGATTCTAGCCCCTAGCCTTGAAGCTACTCTAGCTGATGCCAAGTGGAACAGAGACAAGCTGTCCTCATCAAGCACTGCCCAAATGTTAGACTTGtgtgcaaaatattttcattcttttaagtcactaagtggtttgttacacagcagtaagATAATTGCACCAGAGACTTTCCCCTCAAATTTCAGAAGCCTGTAGAACTAAGCGAAAACAATCAGCAGTAGAATGTAATTTTTGAAAAGGGTCTATTTTGTCACATTTACCTGAGTAACAAGTTATAATAAACCTGGAACCTTTGGAGACATTCGTCTGATGGCTGATGTAGAGAGGGATTAGAAGAGATGGATGATGAGAGAGATGTTGTAAAGAACAGTTTACGGTTCTGTTAAATTTCGGcatggtaggcagaataatgatcCCCAAAAATGTCTGTATCCTAATccttggaacctgtgaatatatcAGGTACCTGCCAATAAATACCTGGTGAGGACTGATTAAGGCTGGTTGCAgagggaattaaggttgctagTCACCTGACCTTCAGATGGAGATATTATCCTGGATTACCTGGATGGGCCCAGTATCATCACAAAAGTCTTTCAGAATGGAAGTAGAAGGCAGAAAAGCCAGAGTCAGAGTGACGCAGCATAAGGACTTGATTTGCCCTCGCTGGCTTTCAAGATAGAGAAAGGGGCCACGAGCCAAAAAATGTAGGCAaactctagaagctggaaaaggcaagggaacATTCTCCCTAGTGCCTCCAGAAtgaacacagccctgccaacaccttgattttagcctagtGAGACCCATCTTAGGCatctgacttccagaactgtgagacttTAATTCTGCATTAAGTCACTGAGTTTGTGGGAATTTGTTACAGAATCAACAGGATACTAAAACATTGGGCCTCTAGCCTGTGGCCAGAAAATGAAAGGTTATATACTATTGGCACTTAATCCATTCACTGCTTTTGGGCTGGCTAAAATATAGAATTTCAAACACAGTAACTTGTTGAAAACAGGACTGAAAGGTACTTTTAGTCTTCTTTTGTGAaagagactttatttttcttttaagctctAATCTTGGTTACAGGAGCCCTGCATAAACAGACACTACTTGTGGGGCTGCCATTACTGAAAGGGACTGCTTCAAATATAGCGGcactttttattatatattttgtggTAAAGATCTTAgacccgggagttcccattgtggcgcagtggaaacgaatccgactaggaaccatgaggtttcgggttcgatccctggccttgctcagtggggttaaggatccggcgctgccgtgagctgtggtgtggaaaCGAAtcggattaggaaccatgaggatgcgggttcgatccctggcctcgctcagtgggttaaggatcctgtgttgctgtggctgtggcataggctggcggctacagctctgattagatccctagcctgggaacctccatgtgccgagggtgtggccctaaaaaaggacaaaagaaaaaagacaaaaaatttctcACTTCTCTCCCTTCTAAAGATATTTTTTGATCTTTATGTGTAGCATCTATTTCTGCAGCCCTCATCtcgttattttctttcttattgacATATAATTACATGCAATAAAATGTACAGCTCTTAAGTGTATAGtttaagttttgacaaatgcatatacCCACGTAACTGACACCTCTATAAAGGTCCAGAGCATTCTCGTCGCCCTAAGAAGTTTCCTCACGTTTCtcatcctcctccccccacctccccaggcaaCCGCCATTCTGATTTCTATCCCCATATATTAGTTTTGCCTGTtattgaacttcatataaattgaAACATATAGTATGTACTCTTgggtctggcttttttcactcaacatattTCGGAGATTCATCCTTGCGCTTGTATAagtcagtagttcattcctt
It encodes:
- the MID1IP1 gene encoding mid1-interacting protein 1, which produces MMQICDTYNQKHSLFNAMNRFIGAVNNMDQTVMVPSLLRDVPLAEPGLDNDVGVEVGGSGGCLEERTPPAPGPGSANGSFFAPSRDMYSHYVLLKSIRHDIEWGVLHQPQPTGSEEGSAWKSKDILVDLSHLEGADAGEEDLEQQFHYHLRGLHTVLSKLTRKANILTNRYKQEIGFSNWGH